The sequence below is a genomic window from Oreochromis niloticus isolate F11D_XX linkage group LG3, O_niloticus_UMD_NMBU, whole genome shotgun sequence.
GATGTTTCAAATATGTTGTTGGAGTGGAAGAAAACTGACCCGGCACCAGGATTTATCTACGTGTGGgacaaaaaggaagaaaatataAAGTTCAAACTGCCATCATACATGGGAAGAACCTCATTGTCTTTTGATAAACTAAAACATGGAGACATCTCACTGACTCTCTCCCAAGTACAACTGCCTGATCAGGGACTGTACCGATGTTTCGTTCCAGAGCTGGGTCAGAAatcattcattgaccttgttgtAGGTAAGTTGATCCTGACATGTGCACTTTTATGCTGCTTtatcatgtgtgtatttatgtttgtgtatttaattGTGAGATCCATTTATTGTTCTTGAGGCTTATTAGAGTTTACAGAAATTATCAACACATTTGAAATCCCAACAGTCCTTCAGtatctgtcagtctgtctgtctggGTACgagcaagatgctagcaggcagggcatacatgggacgccataaccaagtgacTGACATTGCATATagaagtcctgaggtcaaaatagGACACGCCACTTATGGTGGCTCCACatacagatggacaaactggtgatggctaaaCAACTGGAAACAGTAGTGGTGGTcaaggagaaaaagagagccATGGTGAAAAATGTAGGAATACCCAGTGATGGCAACATCAGGAaaaaggaacatgagaagctcTAAACACCAAGAAGTGATGTGTGATTCCACTGATTTCCATTCCGATTTATTAACAACTAAAGTTCTGGATGATACTGATCCAATACTAAATAATTTGTACAAAAACCTAATGTTTTGGGTaatcaaaattaaaaagtaGTGTATTGCgaccaagatggcggcgcgtgaACAACGCGAGGCtcagtgtctctccagaatctgctatttagcggttttttatctacttttaaCCAGATTATTCATCCAGAATTGCTGTGCGTTGCTGACCTACAGCAGACAAGAGATTCTGGACATCTGGACTCGTAACTCCAACAGTTTTATCGCCGATCTCCGACTCATCCCAGAGATCTCCAGAACACCGGAGGCTGCCCACTCTCCCCGGCCGGGAGAAAGTGCACGCAGACGGCGTCGAGAACGTAAACAAAGGCGAGGTAGGCGCGGAGGGCTACGGgctaagctaaagctaacaccacatcggctgcctttacccagtattttcctcgccaatgtccgttctctggcaaacaaaatggatgagatacggctctccatcactaacagacggattatggactcaaatgtcatgtttttcaccgaaacatggttgaacaacagctgcccggacaatgctatcgagttagcaggacgccacacacaccgagccgacaggctagcagttgactccggcaagaccagaggtggaggtttgtgcatttatattaacaatgcttggtgcatgaactccactactactgagagtcactgctcacctaatgcggagtttttaatggtcaaatgcaGACCTTATTATCTCCCCAGAGAACTCACTTCGATCATACTCACTGCCGTGTATATACCCCCTGACGCTAATGCtaggttggccatgaaagaactttctgcagccattaacaaacaccagaataaacaccccgaggctgcttttattgttgctggcgacttcaaccacaccaacttaaagacagtcctccccagattccaccaacatgtctcctgccacaccagaggagacaagactttagaccatgtttattccaacttggctggagcctacaaagcaacacccctcccccacattggacaatcggaccatctctccctgttcctcacacctaggtattcaccactcatccaacgtgtgaaacctgctgtgaggacaattaaagtgtggccagaggggacagacgcagtgctccaggacagatttaaaaacacagactggaatatgttcaccaacacagacctggaccagtacgcctcatctgtactggattacatctccgaaaccacagacagtgtcaccacccagaaacggatcaccatgtaccccaaccagaaaccttggatgaaccgggatgttcgtctcctcctgaaggcccgcaacaccgcctttaggtcaggagatgcacacgcctacagtacagccagggctaatctaaagaagggcatcaaaaaagccaaacaccattacaaaaagaaggtagaagaacacttctccaactccaacccccgacacatgtggcaaggactccagaccattacagactacaggaccaccaaaccctcccccacatcctctgatgcctccttcctcaacgagctaaacaacttttatgctcgttttgagcgagggaaccccacaaccacaaccataacagacatgacaccagaccaccaacctctgactctctcccccaccgatgtaggagcggtgctgagtaggatcaatgtccacaaggctgcaggtcctgatggcatccccgggcgtgttctcagagcgtgttctggggagcttgcaggagtgctgacagacatattcaacctgtccttggcccacgctgtggtaccggcctgcttcaaatccacctccatcgtcccgatacccaaaaactccaacccatctagcctcaatgactaccgcccagtagcactcacccccatcatcgctaagtgcttagagcagctggtcttagcacacttcaaatcctgtctcccccccaccctggacccccaccaatttgcataccgccagaacaggagcacagaggatgcagtctccatcgcactgcactctgtcctctcacacctggacaacaacaacacctacgccagaatgctgtttatagacttcagttcagcattcaatacaatccacccatcacaactcatcaggaaactgacagacctgggcatcagttccctcatctgcaaatggttactggacttcctgaccaaccgcccccaacatgtccggctggataaccgctgctcatctaccatcacaatgaacaccggtgtaccacaaggctgtgtgatgagccctttcctctactccctcttcacccacgactgcagacctgccaatggttccaacaccatcattaagtttgcagatgacaccacggtgattggcctcatcagtgacaacgatgagaccgcctacagggaggaggtggatcgtctggctgagtggtgcgacacaaacaacctgctgcttaacaccgagaagactaaggagctcatcatggactacaggaggaatgctgacccacatccacccatccacattaaggggacggctgtggagcgtgtgagcagcttcaagttcctgggagtccacatctccgaggatctcacctggacaaccaactgctccaagctggtcaagaaggctcaccagcgcctcttcttcttgaggactctgaggaagaaccacctgtcctcagacatcctggtgaacttctatcgctgcaccatcgagagcatcctgaccaactgtataacagtctggtatgggaactgctctgcctcggaccggaaggcgttgcagagggtcgtgaaaactgcccagcgcatcgccggagcaccacttcctgccataaaagacatctacaggaagcggtgtctgaaaagggctgggaaaatcatcagagaccccagtcacccatcacatagactcttcaccctcctgccctctgggaggcgctacaggagcctccggactaagaccaccaggtaccggaacagcttcttccccacagctgtcagactcctgaactctgcctcctgacatctgacccacgttaaactcatggactgaacatacacacacccacaaccactagcactttatcactatcacaattatcctaactgcactactgtatagttctgtgtaaatatcattctgtacatatgataatttttaatcctacaactgtttataacttgcatagttcacatttctgtataactgtatatctcagatttctgtatagtttttatttcatatttatatcctgttcatagcctgtacatagcttgtactcactacagcctgtacatacttatagttatagaatattcataacatacttcacaccgtgtacattataacataccataatagacccatttctgtaatatacttacacatctatattattgctaatatatattgtaatatatctatatcgcggctaaagcactttctggatggatgcaaactgcatttcgttgccctgtacctgtgacatgtgcaatgacaataaggttgaattctattctattctatttcaaaTTCTGACTAACATTTTAGGTACACGTTATTAGCTATTTATCTTATGTATGTAAAATAAGCTCCATACTTTCTCCTCCCTACCTGGGTATTGCCTACCTGGAGCACCTGTCCTTCTCCTCTTATTCAGTTTGCCTCATCATAAACTCATCATCATATTCTGTGTGATGCtttacttttgtttgtgtttgataAGGTTTTTGGTCTTGGCATGTGTGTTCCCAAACAATGTCCAGAAgagcagtcctaggaacagcaaagatactgtgtaggaccctcaagctcccaggcctctggtagaggacctgagcttgaaggGTAGAGACTGCCCAGAGGGGCAAGAGGGGAATTTTATATACACTGAAGGACATGATGTCAAAGAAGTTCAAGCTTGTGATGTCTATTATAGTCTAGTCTATTTCTAGCGAGTAACTTTTGtcatggaatttttttttttatcttttaattttGCTAAACAGTACACTCAGCTTATCActtttttgtaatatatatTGATTGACAGTCACAGGCAGAGAAAAGGCAGTATGTTAAAACAATTACTTGGTCTCTTAGTAAATGATGTTCACAACACATTTGTACATGTTAGCTTaagacagtggttcccaaactttttttgctgggccccccttgtttaacaagaaaaatgttcgcgcccccgaccccgcgcgtgcacgcgcgcacgcacgcgcacaaacacatccttcaaccacacacacccatattttgctccattgcggtttatttcacacctcaaacatttattaaacaattaagcaaatacaaataatctgcaataaattacaggtagtaagaaaataaaaaaccaactcttttacgctccgtccgcacctacacgggtatttttgaacgcgcagctgtttcggccacatgtaaacggcgtatcgaatcaccgagaacggagattttttaaaacttttttttgcgtttacgtgtggacaaggaatacagagtttgtcacgcaatgtcaaaggtatgtgcctttttcacgtcacactgtgcgccacgttattgtttacatgagatgaattgcagaatggcagatagagacaaaatactgttaatctgactatctgtaGGTTTTACAGGCTTACATATACAGGccattactgtccctgcatttagaaaggcagaggcatcacggtgtaattattttacatgtagttgtttttttttttcctgtgtaataatgttcaacattgctatcaatacatttttcaaaaaaaccctctgcaaaatgggttcaaaaacataaacagctgtgggatactgtttgtccgtgatttggagagcccagcgcgtgctcccgacgcagggaaaactaattctgcagggagacctacctcagcacttgtgcaggtgaaaccaaagggaagatatgcttcaccttattttctagtctttggcttagaatgaagttggtttggaaacatattcagcaatgcttcatctcctgctttgcgtttgtgtgggcgccccgtgctagcagtgtccaagccttgtttttgtttttgttttttttcccttttcatgccgcgccccccctgcaatagctctgcgcccccctagggggcgggccccacactttgggaaccactggctTAAGAGTTATTATGTCTTCAGTTGATTTCTGTTGTGTAGAAGCAGGCAAAAATAAAGGAAAGGTTTTGAAAAAGTAGGTCTGTCCAATTGCTTACTGGTACCATACATGCAGTGGCTCACTGGTTTCTCCTGTATCCCTTTATCAGGGTCAGCATCTACACCTGTCATAAAGGTGATGTCAAATGTCAGCAGCAGGGTGGTGTTACAGTGTGAGTCTGCAGGCTGGTATCCAGAGCCTGAGCTGCTGTGGTTGGACGGTGAGGGAAACCTCCCCTCTGCTGGACCTACAGAGACCCTCAGAGGTCCTGATGACCTCTATACTGTCAGCAGCAGAGTGACTGTGGAGAAGAGacacagcaacaacatcacCTGCAGAGTCCAACAGAGGAACACCAACCagagcagagagacacacaaacatgttccAGGTAATAATGACTCACATTCAGAAACAAACTTTTTCATTATTTCACCCTCATCATGTGCAGTTTGAAGCAAATCAGAACTAGTTTTACAGGAATAACCTCcatttctttatcttttaaGGCTCTGCTGTCACAAAACAACCATCGGCCACTTTCATCATCGTgatcgtttgcctgctgtacgTTGGTGCAGTTATCGCTTTTGTCTGGAATTTCATACTATCAAAAAAACCTGGTGCGTCACATGTTTGTTTCCCTTCTCTATATTTTCTGGAGTATGAAAGGCTGAATTTCTGAGACTAAATTCAgcacagtgtcagctttgtttccCTCTATAGAAGTCTGAATACATTCGTTCACGGACTCTGCTCTGGATGCTGCTCTGGGTTTTGGAAATTAACAAGTGACTATTTCAGCATGATCTTACCTGAATGAATATTTTATTCTCACACTTATGCTCAGTTTACAGTTTATGATTGCTCAATATTTTTACACTGTGGTGCAGGGATAAATGTAACATTACAGGATCTTAATCAGCAGGAGGGACCAGAGGGAGTGTCAGCAGAGTTAACAGGAATGTAAATCTACAAATGCATGATAATTGCTCTGACTAATGCTTACTATTAATTTAAAAGTCCCACACAGTTACAGGTATTTTATGGTTACATTAAAATTACAATAGGAAAGCTGtatccaaacacacaaacacatgtacatGTATAACACTTTTCCTTTCTGTGTTTAGACACCAAGGTGAATGAAACTGAgctaaaaacaatgaaacaaaaacgCAGCAGAGCTCCTGCTGACGACACCGAGaccaaagaaatgaaagaagagCCGCCATCAGAACAGCTGGAAGACGACACATCTGCTGTTGACATGAGTGAGGTGATCAAAGAGGGCGAGGAAAACCAGGAAACAGAGACTCAGAGTACGGCACAGCCATCCTTCACCAGCAGTGAAAACTAAAGAACAAGAAGCTCTCTGAGAGCACAAACCTCAGGCAGCTCACTGTCTGTGCAGTGCTTACTTTTAAGTAAgaatagttttgtatttttatataacaTTACACTGGAGTAGGATAATAAGTATTTGTAAATAAATGGACATTAATGACTTGAACCTATTATGTAATATTACACTGCTGTATATTTAT
It includes:
- the LOC109198904 gene encoding butyrophilin subfamily 1 member A1-like, translating into MSNVSSRVVLQCESAGWYPEPELLWLDGEGNLPSAGPTETLRGPDDLYTVSSRVTVEKRHSNNITCRVQQRNTNQSRETHKHVPGSAVTKQPSATFIIVIVCLLYVGAVIAFVWNFILSKKPDTKVNETELKTMKQKRSRAPADDTETKEMKEEPPSEQLEDDTSAVDMSEVIKEGEENQETETQSTAQPSFTSSEN